Proteins found in one Miscanthus floridulus cultivar M001 chromosome 4, ASM1932011v1, whole genome shotgun sequence genomic segment:
- the LOC136549710 gene encoding flowering time control protein FCA-like isoform X3 yields MNRGGDRSGGPSNGGDRSGARFQRGPSRWSGSGGGGLGGSPPHRYSSRGAADGGGGGGGGGRFHPYRGSSDYSSGGGGYRGGGGGGNDFGEQRQRYGGGNRGGGRGDFQDHDSRSNYVKLFVGSVPRTATEEDIRPLFEEHGDVLEVALIKDRKTGEQQGCCFVKYATSEEAERAIRGLHNQYTLPGAMGPIQVRYADGERERHVSSVFVTNLLGATEHKLFVASLNKQATPKEIEEIFAPYGHVEDVYIMRDGMRQSRGCGFVKFSSKEPAVEAMNALNGTYIMRGCEQPLVIRFADPKRPRPAESRGGPAFGGPGFSPRSDAALVIRPTANLDESRGRHMPPESWHPSSPRSMAPNLYNNFGSDNPLALSGGTVTSADNAAFRPPMFPGNGSLSNQTAVPTSSHMGMNTPMVQGHHLGGQQIPTLQKPPGPPQNFPVQLQNAQPGQPLQGPIPQIGQLQVPQSTGPVSFGQNISSMQLPGQPPASQPLMQQNASLGALQAPPSVQSNSMQAVPGQQQLPTSVAPQMLQQSMQQMPSQAPQLLLQQQAALQSSYQSSQQAIYQLQQQLQLMQQQSNLNQQPSAQVPKQQVGSPAVSLTCNWTEHTSPEGFKYYYNSITRESKWEKPEEYVLYEQQQKLLLLQQHQQKIAVQQLQSPPQGQSLTSMQPIQQLPQAQGQTQMHMKQQELNYSQFQSAGSIDPNRIQQGIQAGQERAWKS; encoded by the exons ATGAACCGGGGCGGCGATCGCTCGGGTGGCCCCTCCAACGGCGGAGACCGCTCTGGAGCCCGGTTCCAGCGGGGTCCCTCCCGCTggtccggcagcggcggcggcggattagGGGGTAGCCCGCCCCATCGCTACTCCTCCCGCGGCGCGGCagatggcggtggtggagggggcgGGGGCGGGAGGTTCCACCCCTACCGTGGTTCTTCCGACTATTCTAGCGGCGGTGGAGGGTacagaggcggtggtggcggcgggaacGACTTCGGCGAGCAGAGGCAACGCTATGGCGGCGGCAACAGAGGCGGAGGCCGTGGGGATTTCCAAG ATCATGATAGTAGAAGTAACTATGTCAAACTTTTTGTCGGATCTGTTCCAAGGACAGCAACTGAAGAGGAC ATTCGTCCTTTATTTGAGGAACATGGAGATGTTCTTGAAGTTGCTTTAATTAAGGATAGGAAGACTGGTGAACAACAAG GTTGTTGTTTTGTTAAATATGCTACTTCTGAAGAGGCAGAGAGGGCCATTAGGGGTCTGCACAATCAGTACACTTTACCTGGA GCGATGGGCCCTATTCAAGTTAGATATGCTGATGGTGAAAGGGAACGGCATG TTTCATCAGTTTTTGTGACAAATTTGCTAGGGGCCACCGAGCACAAATTATTTGTTGCGTCCCTCAATAAGCAAGCAACTCCAAAGGAGATTGAAGAG ATATTTGCCCCATATGGTCATGTGGAAGATGTTTACATTATGAGAGATGGCATGAGGCAGAGCCGAG GCTGTGGCTTTGTCAAATTCTCGTCAAAAGAGCCAGCAGTGGAAGCTATGAATGCCCTTAATGGGACTTACATAATGAGG GGGTGCGAGCAACCATTAGTCATTAGATTTGCTGATCCTAAGAGGCCTAGACCTGCAGAATCGAG GGGTGGCCCTGCATTTGGAGGTCCTGGTTTCAGTCCTCGATCGGATGCAGCACTTGTTATCAG GCCAACAGCCAATCTTGATGAATCAAGGGGTCGGCATATGCCTCCTGAATCTTGGCATCCATCAAGTCCAAGGTCAATGGCACCCAACCTATATAATAATTTTGGATCTGACAATCCCTTGGCACTAAGTGGTGGCACTGTAACATCAGCAGATAAT GCTGCTTTTCGGCCTCCGATGTTCCCTGGAAATGGTTCCTTGTCAAATCAGACAGCTGTGCCGACTTCGTCACACATG GGCATGAACACTCCCATGGTACAAGGGCACCATCTAGGAGGCCAACAGATCCCAACCTTGCAAAAGCCACCTGGTCCACCACAGAATTTCCCTGTACAACTGCAGAATGCTCAGCCAGGACAGCCTCTGCAGGGGCCTATTCCGCAGATTGGGCAACTTCAGGTCCCACAATCCACGGGACCTGTTTCATTTGGCCAGAATATTTCATCTATGCAATTACCTGGCCAACCTCCTGCATCACAGCCGTTGATGCAACAGAATGCTTCTCTAGGTGCTTTACAGGCCCCTCCATCTGTACAGTCCAATTCAATGCAAGCTGTTCCTGGCCAGCAGCAACTTCCCACCAGTGTTGCTCCCCAAATGCTCCAGCAGTCGATGCAGCAGATGCCTTCACAAGCACCACAGTTGCTGCTTCAACAGCAGGCAGCTTTGCAGTCTAGTTATCAATCTTCACAGCAGGCGATTTATCAGCTTCAGCAACAGCTACAACTAATGCAGCAGCAGTCTAACCTAAATCAGCAACCCTCTGCACAGGTTCCTAAACAGCAG GTTGGTTCACCTGCAGTTTCTTTAACCTGTAACTGGACAGAGCATACCTCCCCTGAAGGTTTTAAGTACTACTACAATAGCATTACTCGAGAGAGTAAG TGGGAGAAGCCTGAAGAGTATGTGCTGTATGAGCAGCAGCAGAAACTGCTTTTGCTTCAACAGCACCAACAAAAGATTGCTGTACAGCAACTGCAGTCACCGCCACAGGGTCAATCACTTACATCCATGCAACCGATTCAACAGCTTCCCCAGGCACAAGGACAAACACAAATGCATATGAAACAGCAG GAATTAAATTATTCCCAATTTCAGTCAGCTGGTTCCATTGATCCCAACAGGATTCAACAG GGCATTCAAGCTGGGCAAGAACGTGCTTGGAAAAGTTAA
- the LOC136549710 gene encoding flowering time control protein FCA-like isoform X1, which yields MNRGGDRSGGPSNGGDRSGARFQRGPSRWSGSGGGGLGGSPPHRYSSRGAADGGGGGGGGGRFHPYRGSSDYSSGGGGYRGGGGGGNDFGEQRQRYGGGNRGGGRGDFQDHDSRSNYVKLFVGSVPRTATEEDIRPLFEEHGDVLEVALIKDRKTGEQQGCCFVKYATSEEAERAIRGLHNQYTLPGAMGPIQVRYADGERERHVSSVFVTNLLGATEHKLFVASLNKQATPKEIEEIFAPYGHVEDVYIMRDGMRQSRGCGFVKFSSKEPAVEAMNALNGTYIMRGCEQPLVIRFADPKRPRPAESRGGPAFGGPGFSPRSDAALVIRPTANLDESRGRHMPPESWHPSSPRSMAPNLYNNFGSDNPLALSGGTVTSADNAAFRPPMFPGNGSLSNQTAVPTSSHMGMNTPMVQGHHLGGQQIPTLQKPPGPPQNFPVQLQNAQPGQPLQGPIPQIGQLQVPQSTGPVSFGQNISSMQLPGQPPASQPLMQQNASLGALQAPPSVQSNSMQAVPGQQQLPTSVAPQMLQQSMQQMPSQAPQLLLQQQAALQSSYQSSQQAIYQLQQQLQLMQQQSNLNQQPSAQVPKQQSGQPVQSSNPGAPGAIVPININATPQQVGSPAVSLTCNWTEHTSPEGFKYYYNSITRESKWEKPEEYVLYEQQQKLLLLQQHQQKIAVQQLQSPPQGQSLTSMQPIQQLPQAQGQTQMHMKQQELNYSQFQSAGSIDPNRIQQGIQAGQERAWKS from the exons ATGAACCGGGGCGGCGATCGCTCGGGTGGCCCCTCCAACGGCGGAGACCGCTCTGGAGCCCGGTTCCAGCGGGGTCCCTCCCGCTggtccggcagcggcggcggcggattagGGGGTAGCCCGCCCCATCGCTACTCCTCCCGCGGCGCGGCagatggcggtggtggagggggcgGGGGCGGGAGGTTCCACCCCTACCGTGGTTCTTCCGACTATTCTAGCGGCGGTGGAGGGTacagaggcggtggtggcggcgggaacGACTTCGGCGAGCAGAGGCAACGCTATGGCGGCGGCAACAGAGGCGGAGGCCGTGGGGATTTCCAAG ATCATGATAGTAGAAGTAACTATGTCAAACTTTTTGTCGGATCTGTTCCAAGGACAGCAACTGAAGAGGAC ATTCGTCCTTTATTTGAGGAACATGGAGATGTTCTTGAAGTTGCTTTAATTAAGGATAGGAAGACTGGTGAACAACAAG GTTGTTGTTTTGTTAAATATGCTACTTCTGAAGAGGCAGAGAGGGCCATTAGGGGTCTGCACAATCAGTACACTTTACCTGGA GCGATGGGCCCTATTCAAGTTAGATATGCTGATGGTGAAAGGGAACGGCATG TTTCATCAGTTTTTGTGACAAATTTGCTAGGGGCCACCGAGCACAAATTATTTGTTGCGTCCCTCAATAAGCAAGCAACTCCAAAGGAGATTGAAGAG ATATTTGCCCCATATGGTCATGTGGAAGATGTTTACATTATGAGAGATGGCATGAGGCAGAGCCGAG GCTGTGGCTTTGTCAAATTCTCGTCAAAAGAGCCAGCAGTGGAAGCTATGAATGCCCTTAATGGGACTTACATAATGAGG GGGTGCGAGCAACCATTAGTCATTAGATTTGCTGATCCTAAGAGGCCTAGACCTGCAGAATCGAG GGGTGGCCCTGCATTTGGAGGTCCTGGTTTCAGTCCTCGATCGGATGCAGCACTTGTTATCAG GCCAACAGCCAATCTTGATGAATCAAGGGGTCGGCATATGCCTCCTGAATCTTGGCATCCATCAAGTCCAAGGTCAATGGCACCCAACCTATATAATAATTTTGGATCTGACAATCCCTTGGCACTAAGTGGTGGCACTGTAACATCAGCAGATAAT GCTGCTTTTCGGCCTCCGATGTTCCCTGGAAATGGTTCCTTGTCAAATCAGACAGCTGTGCCGACTTCGTCACACATG GGCATGAACACTCCCATGGTACAAGGGCACCATCTAGGAGGCCAACAGATCCCAACCTTGCAAAAGCCACCTGGTCCACCACAGAATTTCCCTGTACAACTGCAGAATGCTCAGCCAGGACAGCCTCTGCAGGGGCCTATTCCGCAGATTGGGCAACTTCAGGTCCCACAATCCACGGGACCTGTTTCATTTGGCCAGAATATTTCATCTATGCAATTACCTGGCCAACCTCCTGCATCACAGCCGTTGATGCAACAGAATGCTTCTCTAGGTGCTTTACAGGCCCCTCCATCTGTACAGTCCAATTCAATGCAAGCTGTTCCTGGCCAGCAGCAACTTCCCACCAGTGTTGCTCCCCAAATGCTCCAGCAGTCGATGCAGCAGATGCCTTCACAAGCACCACAGTTGCTGCTTCAACAGCAGGCAGCTTTGCAGTCTAGTTATCAATCTTCACAGCAGGCGATTTATCAGCTTCAGCAACAGCTACAACTAATGCAGCAGCAGTCTAACCTAAATCAGCAACCCTCTGCACAGGTTCCTAAACAGCAG TCTGGGCAGCCAGTGCAATCCAGTAACCCTGGTGCTCCAGGTGCCATTGTTCCGATAAACATTAATGCAACTCCGCAGCAGGTTGGTTCACCTGCAGTTTCTTTAACCTGTAACTGGACAGAGCATACCTCCCCTGAAGGTTTTAAGTACTACTACAATAGCATTACTCGAGAGAGTAAG TGGGAGAAGCCTGAAGAGTATGTGCTGTATGAGCAGCAGCAGAAACTGCTTTTGCTTCAACAGCACCAACAAAAGATTGCTGTACAGCAACTGCAGTCACCGCCACAGGGTCAATCACTTACATCCATGCAACCGATTCAACAGCTTCCCCAGGCACAAGGACAAACACAAATGCATATGAAACAGCAG GAATTAAATTATTCCCAATTTCAGTCAGCTGGTTCCATTGATCCCAACAGGATTCAACAG GGCATTCAAGCTGGGCAAGAACGTGCTTGGAAAAGTTAA
- the LOC136549710 gene encoding flowering time control protein FCA-like isoform X2 translates to MNRGGDRSGGPSNGGDRSGARFQRGPSRWSGSGGGGLGGSPPHRYSSRGAADGGGGGGGGGRFHPYRGSSDYSSGGGGYRGGGGGGNDFGEQRQRYGGGNRGGGRGDFQDHDSRSNYVKLFVGSVPRTATEEDIRPLFEEHGDVLEVALIKDRKTGEQQGCCFVKYATSEEAERAIRGLHNQYTLPGAMGPIQVRYADGERERHGATEHKLFVASLNKQATPKEIEEIFAPYGHVEDVYIMRDGMRQSRGCGFVKFSSKEPAVEAMNALNGTYIMRGCEQPLVIRFADPKRPRPAESRGGPAFGGPGFSPRSDAALVIRPTANLDESRGRHMPPESWHPSSPRSMAPNLYNNFGSDNPLALSGGTVTSADNAAFRPPMFPGNGSLSNQTAVPTSSHMGMNTPMVQGHHLGGQQIPTLQKPPGPPQNFPVQLQNAQPGQPLQGPIPQIGQLQVPQSTGPVSFGQNISSMQLPGQPPASQPLMQQNASLGALQAPPSVQSNSMQAVPGQQQLPTSVAPQMLQQSMQQMPSQAPQLLLQQQAALQSSYQSSQQAIYQLQQQLQLMQQQSNLNQQPSAQVPKQQSGQPVQSSNPGAPGAIVPININATPQQVGSPAVSLTCNWTEHTSPEGFKYYYNSITRESKWEKPEEYVLYEQQQKLLLLQQHQQKIAVQQLQSPPQGQSLTSMQPIQQLPQAQGQTQMHMKQQELNYSQFQSAGSIDPNRIQQGIQAGQERAWKS, encoded by the exons ATGAACCGGGGCGGCGATCGCTCGGGTGGCCCCTCCAACGGCGGAGACCGCTCTGGAGCCCGGTTCCAGCGGGGTCCCTCCCGCTggtccggcagcggcggcggcggattagGGGGTAGCCCGCCCCATCGCTACTCCTCCCGCGGCGCGGCagatggcggtggtggagggggcgGGGGCGGGAGGTTCCACCCCTACCGTGGTTCTTCCGACTATTCTAGCGGCGGTGGAGGGTacagaggcggtggtggcggcgggaacGACTTCGGCGAGCAGAGGCAACGCTATGGCGGCGGCAACAGAGGCGGAGGCCGTGGGGATTTCCAAG ATCATGATAGTAGAAGTAACTATGTCAAACTTTTTGTCGGATCTGTTCCAAGGACAGCAACTGAAGAGGAC ATTCGTCCTTTATTTGAGGAACATGGAGATGTTCTTGAAGTTGCTTTAATTAAGGATAGGAAGACTGGTGAACAACAAG GTTGTTGTTTTGTTAAATATGCTACTTCTGAAGAGGCAGAGAGGGCCATTAGGGGTCTGCACAATCAGTACACTTTACCTGGA GCGATGGGCCCTATTCAAGTTAGATATGCTGATGGTGAAAGGGAACGGCATG GGGCCACCGAGCACAAATTATTTGTTGCGTCCCTCAATAAGCAAGCAACTCCAAAGGAGATTGAAGAG ATATTTGCCCCATATGGTCATGTGGAAGATGTTTACATTATGAGAGATGGCATGAGGCAGAGCCGAG GCTGTGGCTTTGTCAAATTCTCGTCAAAAGAGCCAGCAGTGGAAGCTATGAATGCCCTTAATGGGACTTACATAATGAGG GGGTGCGAGCAACCATTAGTCATTAGATTTGCTGATCCTAAGAGGCCTAGACCTGCAGAATCGAG GGGTGGCCCTGCATTTGGAGGTCCTGGTTTCAGTCCTCGATCGGATGCAGCACTTGTTATCAG GCCAACAGCCAATCTTGATGAATCAAGGGGTCGGCATATGCCTCCTGAATCTTGGCATCCATCAAGTCCAAGGTCAATGGCACCCAACCTATATAATAATTTTGGATCTGACAATCCCTTGGCACTAAGTGGTGGCACTGTAACATCAGCAGATAAT GCTGCTTTTCGGCCTCCGATGTTCCCTGGAAATGGTTCCTTGTCAAATCAGACAGCTGTGCCGACTTCGTCACACATG GGCATGAACACTCCCATGGTACAAGGGCACCATCTAGGAGGCCAACAGATCCCAACCTTGCAAAAGCCACCTGGTCCACCACAGAATTTCCCTGTACAACTGCAGAATGCTCAGCCAGGACAGCCTCTGCAGGGGCCTATTCCGCAGATTGGGCAACTTCAGGTCCCACAATCCACGGGACCTGTTTCATTTGGCCAGAATATTTCATCTATGCAATTACCTGGCCAACCTCCTGCATCACAGCCGTTGATGCAACAGAATGCTTCTCTAGGTGCTTTACAGGCCCCTCCATCTGTACAGTCCAATTCAATGCAAGCTGTTCCTGGCCAGCAGCAACTTCCCACCAGTGTTGCTCCCCAAATGCTCCAGCAGTCGATGCAGCAGATGCCTTCACAAGCACCACAGTTGCTGCTTCAACAGCAGGCAGCTTTGCAGTCTAGTTATCAATCTTCACAGCAGGCGATTTATCAGCTTCAGCAACAGCTACAACTAATGCAGCAGCAGTCTAACCTAAATCAGCAACCCTCTGCACAGGTTCCTAAACAGCAG TCTGGGCAGCCAGTGCAATCCAGTAACCCTGGTGCTCCAGGTGCCATTGTTCCGATAAACATTAATGCAACTCCGCAGCAGGTTGGTTCACCTGCAGTTTCTTTAACCTGTAACTGGACAGAGCATACCTCCCCTGAAGGTTTTAAGTACTACTACAATAGCATTACTCGAGAGAGTAAG TGGGAGAAGCCTGAAGAGTATGTGCTGTATGAGCAGCAGCAGAAACTGCTTTTGCTTCAACAGCACCAACAAAAGATTGCTGTACAGCAACTGCAGTCACCGCCACAGGGTCAATCACTTACATCCATGCAACCGATTCAACAGCTTCCCCAGGCACAAGGACAAACACAAATGCATATGAAACAGCAG GAATTAAATTATTCCCAATTTCAGTCAGCTGGTTCCATTGATCCCAACAGGATTCAACAG GGCATTCAAGCTGGGCAAGAACGTGCTTGGAAAAGTTAA